A genomic window from Lactobacillus sp. ESL0677 includes:
- a CDS encoding UPF0236 family protein, whose product MKPKYFTGTYAGAANEQLWDEVLCYLEANYPQAKQFYLAGDGAPWIKAGAKYLPNCKFVLDRFHLLKYCRQAAVNTKAAAAYSLYHWALSGQRDKVELYFKTRFSDPDLTSTQIAALHQAKTYLLGNWQAILNTQEAAYQRCTAEGHISHYLSERLSSRPMGWSKVGAESVARSIIFQLNGGDISQYLLNEQRKAAKEQRIRQVDHRFKAKNRPYYEHFQADFGETAKTHYWNQGIINGGQIFDLPEQII is encoded by the coding sequence TACTGGTACTTATGCTGGCGCGGCTAATGAACAGCTGTGGGACGAGGTGCTATGTTATTTAGAAGCCAATTATCCGCAAGCTAAGCAGTTTTATCTTGCTGGTGATGGCGCGCCTTGGATTAAGGCGGGCGCTAAATATTTACCTAACTGTAAGTTTGTCTTGGATCGCTTTCATTTGTTAAAGTATTGCCGTCAAGCCGCTGTTAATACTAAGGCAGCTGCTGCTTATAGTTTATATCATTGGGCTTTAAGCGGTCAGCGGGACAAAGTAGAATTATACTTTAAAACTCGCTTTAGTGATCCCGACTTAACATCAACGCAAATTGCCGCTCTTCACCAAGCTAAAACTTATCTATTAGGTAATTGGCAGGCAATTTTAAATACGCAAGAAGCAGCTTATCAGCGTTGCACCGCTGAAGGTCACATTAGTCATTATTTGTCAGAGCGGCTGAGTTCAAGACCAATGGGCTGGAGTAAGGTAGGAGCTGAAAGTGTAGCCAGAAGCATTATCTTCCAGTTAAATGGCGGCGATATTAGCCAATATTTGCTTAACGAGCAACGAAAAGCTGCTAAAGAGCAAAGAATTAGACAAGTAGACCATCGTTTTAAGGCAAAGAACAGACCGTATTATGAGCATTTTCAAGCAGACTTTGGCGAAACGGCCAAGACACATTATTGGAATCAAGGGATCATTAATGGCGGGCAGATATTTGATTTACCCGAGCAAATAATTTAA